CCCCAGGCCACCTCTTTATGTGTAGTCACCCCAAGAAAGATGCAAGGGGAGAGGTGCCCCTCTTGTAGCAATGCTTGGTGTCACTGCTGGGTGGAGAGTGGGTATGGAGAGCCAGGatgtgcagcagcaggaggctgggagggTTCCACATCAGCATGACTTGCATTCAGCCCTGACCTTGCCTCAACTCAGCCCAGtggctgctgccctggcacttCACTTGCCTTTtgctcctggctggcagctgGCCTGATCcacagctgccccagcctggacagcactgcagtgctgggagatgGTCCTGCTGGAAGCCAGGAAACAGTGGGAATCCCTACTCCCTGCTTTGGGAAACTCTCATGCCTGGCCCTTCCACACTGCTTTAAGGACAGTGGAAGCATGGGCTGGTCATCTGAGCCTGTAaactgctggggcagagctgtgtctgCTCCATGTGGAGAGTCAAGGGGAAAGGGGCAGCAATCAGGGTGAGGGGAAACTAAGATCTGGGCTTGATTGTGGAGGGTATTTGCAGATGGAATTGGTGCAGAGAGGCCACAGGGCTTAAGCTGCAGCTGGAAGACACATAGCTGTCAGGATCTGCTGCTGAGCGTAAGGTTgtgccctgccagggctgctgagctcctgctttggggaaggagggaacGAGGCAGTGGATTTAGAGCTGGCAGAGGTCCCTGCCCACACAGTGTCCTGGGTAtcatgtccctgtcccagctgccaGGCTGTTCCTGGCACACACCCCCTGCCACAGTGCCAGTACACACCAGGGAGTCCCAGCAGGATCCTGATCCTGTGAGGTGTCTCCCAGCTCTCTGGAGGGAAGGGTGATTCCCCCACTGCTTCCCCTTCACCAGCTTATTTCAgccacagtgcctgtctctgcctcagctgggctggtgagggggtgggtgggacagatcctgcctggagcaggggctggacAGGAGTCCCTCTAAGCCCTGCTGCTAATTCCGATCCAGTGCGATCCTGGAGCTGTCTCGTCACCAAGATTTGCCTCCCTGATGCTCCGGTGCTCCACAGGACCGGCTGGGCCAGTTCTGGCCCCACTCCCCTGGGGAGCTgaaccctctcctctcctcccactgttctgggggagctgctggagccatcCTGgtcctgtggctgcaggagagggCTCAGCACACTCACGGGGCTGCAGCTGCGCTGTGCTGGTGAAGATTGCTCTGGGGGGATGCGAGCATGCAGCAGTCTTCCAGGAAAAGCCCATGGCCTCAGACAGCTTTTCCATGCCAGCTCCACTTCACGTGGCTGCCGGGTGAGTCACGCAGCCCAGACAGGCTCCTTGCTGCCACAAGGCTTGGTACCTCTCCTGGCTCCCTTCAGCTtttccctgcacagccctgggtcTCTGGAAGAGCACAGGAgtaaggaagaggaggggaacCCATCCATGAGAGGGATGGGGTCTTTCTGTTTAAGGCTCAGCTGGGCTGGTAGGACCCACGGGGGCTGGAGTTCATCCCTGGAGGGTCCCTAGAACAAAGAGGACTGCAGAAATGTGCTGTCTTTGCCCCTGAGGACTGCCAGCCctctgctgggaatggggcacatcctttcccacagccctgtccccccagcctctccctgACCCAGGGGAGTCCCTGGCCCGCTCTGCCCCACAGAAGAGCCAGCCCAggtgtgctgcagcagcagttaACAGACTGATTTTAATGCACATAACACCCAACATCACCATGGGAGGGACTCATCCCTTCCCTCGCAACCCTCCCAGGCCATCAGCTGTCAAGTGCGGCCACCCCTGGCCCTCCAGCTGCCCATGTGGAAACTGGCTTGGGCTGCTTCTCCATTGGCCGTGCCCCTGGCTTTGGCAGCATCCCCGTGGCTCGGCGAAGCTGTCGGGCTGGTCCAGCAGGGAAGTGCTTTtaggcagcagagcaggtgaAGGCAGGGCCTGGGGCCTGGGAGCGAGCCCTAAGGCACATCAGAGCAGGTTTGGAGAGGCCAAAAacctccaggagctggagcccAGGTTCCCCCTCGGTGCACATGTCTCAGTCTATCAGAAACTTCTCACCGTCCACATCTCTCCCCGCAGAGCCCTTGcgcagggaggggaaaaaatcgGAGCGGAGGAGGCGGGAGAAGTACATGAGGATCATGGCATCGAGCAGCAGGAGGTTGGCAGTGAGGAAGGCACCCTGGCCCTGCACCTCCACGTAGCGGAGGAAGTACCAGGTGAGGTAAGCCTGGGGCGCCAGGCGGAAGGCGAAGTACATCACCAGGTTGATGTACTTGTTGGCCTCGTAGAGCGCCGGGGAAGGCACGTTGCTCATCTTCAGCAGCATGCGGACGGTGAGGAAGATGTTGCTCacctccaccagcagcagcagcaccgcTGCCACCAGGAAGCGGCCTGTGATGATGAGTGAGACGAAGGCAGAGATGGcctgggacacacacacacagagcagggtCAGCCCTGGCAGAGGCGAGTTCTTCCCCACCAGGGTCTGGGCATATGCAGTGCTCTTTCCCCCCAACCAGAGAtcccagcagccccccagggAAAACCAGCCTGGAGAGCCAGATCCCCCAAGAGCAGTTacacctccctgtgctggggagctgggatGAGACTCcagcctcttccctctcccGGCACAGCAGCCTGTCTGGCTCCCAGCGCTTGGAGCTGATGCTGGCAGGTATCCTGCCCCGCCAGGCGCCCTCACCTTGTTGATGCAGAGCCTACCTCGCAGCCAGGGCgaggcagagggaagggttCTGGCTTGCCCAGCCATAGCATAGGAAACCTGGGTGGGCTGAGCCCCGGGGTGCATAGCCCCCCGTGCTGGCTGTACTCACCATGGCATGGTGCACCAGGTACTCCCAGGACGAGCGGGACTGATGGTTGAAGATGATGTCAAGGGTGTCGTGGATGAAGTAGCCTGTGGGATGAAGGAGAGCATTGAGGGGGTCTGGCTTGTGCACCATGACCCGCTGCGGTAAGCAGGAGCAGCGAGGAGGAGAGTGGTGTGATTGTGCTCCAGATGTCGGAAGCACCTCCACCCCGTCTGGGCACGGAGACGCGGCTGTtccccagggggttggcagcCTGCGGGCCCCACGCTTGTGATTCAGGCAGGAGGCACGGAGAGCTGCCCAGCCCTTGAGCCGGGGGCTCGTCCCGAGCCTGCATGCCGGGcgaggctgagcagggagtgGGCAGAGCCCGGTGAGGTGGCTGCGGCCATTGCCCTGCCCGGGTCCTTACCTGAGGAGAAGCAGACCAGCAGGTGCCCTGAGACGCTGTAACCGTCCTGGATGTCGGAGAGCAGCTCCGGGGAGTGCCAGAGGCTGGTGGTGAGAAGGAAGAGGGTCAGCCTGGGCGCCGGGATGAGGGACACGGCGGGGCAGGGGACCCACTatcccctcccctgggggcacCGCCGGGGGTCGCGCTCCCACGGGGCGCGCCGTGCCCACCCTCCCCGCGCGCGGCGCCCGGTACCTGAAGAGGGCCCACAGCCCGGCCAGCACGGAGTGCGCGAAAGACACCAGGAGGTTCCTCCAGCGCCAGACGCGGCCGGGGCGGCTCCTCACGGCGGCGGGCcggggcagggccagggccaggCGGCGCAGCGCCCCGAAGATCGCCACGCTGCCGCCCACCAGCGCCGCCGAGGcagcccgcccgcccgggcccATCGCGCCCAGTGCCGGCGGCGCGCGGCCgcggcgggaggggcggggccgcgggggggCACGCCCCCTACACACAGTCCGCCCCCTGTGGCCACGCCCCCGGCAGCTGCGGGCCGCCCCTCCCATTGGACGCGCCCTCTCTCTCCACGCGCGCGCTGAGGGGCGGGAGCGCGCTGGCCACGCCTCCCCCAGTGGCCACGCCCTCCACTGACCACGCCCCCTCGTTTGGGTGCTCGCGCTCGTGGCTGCCAGGTGTGTCACCTGTGCGGGGATCGCAGGTGTGTCACCTGTGCCCCAGGTGTGTCACCTGTGCGGGGATCGCAGGTGTTTGCGCGGGGCGCTGGACTCGTTCCTGCTGTGCGCTGCGTGTTCCTGCACGCGTGTGCGAGGCAGCGAACGCGTGGGTGTGCTAGGGCACTGTCTCGGGCAGCGCAGGAGGGTTGGGGGTGTGCACCGTGTGCGTGGCAGATGTTGCCGCACATCTGTGCTGCGCCCTGCGCATCTGTCCCAAGTGCTGCACAGCTGGTGTGGGCCTCGCCACATCTGTCTGCTCTGGGCACCGTGTGTGTGCGTGTCCCGGTCACGGTGTGGCTGTCCCCGGTGGCTGCAGCGCGTGGTGCGAGAGGGGGGATATCGGGGAAACCATCGTGCCCTGGAAAAGTAGTGGGAGCACCCACAATCGCTCACCTGAAGACATAGACCCCAGACAGCGGGACCCTAGGCAGGGGGACACACAGGTGCCCCCTAGTACCAGCATGGCAGCAGGGTGAGGCCAGCTCTGTGGGCCCCGAGGCATGGCTGGTTGCTGAGTGAGGGTCCTGCCCCATCGCTGCCCCCCGGTGCAGGGCACTGGGCGCTGGCTGGCCCCGGTGAGCCGGGCTGGCTGTCGCTAGATGGCAGCATGGCCACGTGGCAGTGCcacctctgtccctgtccccattccagTGCACGGGCAGCCacccttgggagcagggcaggacccCCTTCCGCGCTCTATACCCGCCATCACGGCCGCCCCAGGGATGCTCGTGGTCCTGGGGGTCTAatgcctggctggggggggacagaggggtcccgtgctggctctgcagcagcacagcccccgcCGTGGATGCCCCCCCCAGACTGGGGGCTGGAGTCTGCCGAGGGCACCGCCACTCTCTAGGGGTGCGGGGGGGTCCTCCTGGCACCCCCCAGACCGGGGGCGGGCAGCCCAGCGCTCCCCAAGCCCCTCTCCCTGGGTGTTGCCCAAGGCTCCCCGCGGCACTGGGGTGCCCACCCAACCAGGGGGTCCCCAAGGCCGCGGTGCGGTGGCGTTACCCGCCATGTCCCCCTGGGATCTCCCTCACACACGCGACGGGGTTTGTCCGGCCGCGGCCGCCGTAGCGGCGCGGAAGTGTTTCCACGGAGACGGGAGGAGTCGGGCCCAGGGATGGAGAAATACGAGCGGATCCGGGTGGTGGGGAGAGGGGCTTTCGGGTGAGGGGGCCGCCGGGGGTGAGCGATATGGGGGTCTCTAGGCCTTTGTACCGCGGGGTGGGAGGGCACAGCCCTCGCTTCCAGGATGGGGAGGTACTTGTCCATGCGAGGGTCAGCCGGGGTGTGGCACCCGGGGGGACACCTCACGGGGTGTGTAACACGCGGGGGGACACGGCAGAGGGTGTGGGACACCCTGGAGACACGGCAGGGGGTGTGTGACACCCCCGGGCGGGAGGATTGCAGAGGCCCTGTGTCACCCCAGGGTGGTGGCCAGGCCCCTGTGTTTTGTCCCTTGTCCTTGCACTGAGGCCTCATCTCTGCCCCTGCAGCATCGTGCACCTGTGCCTGCGCAAGGCCGACCAGAAGCTGGTGATCCTGAAGCAGATCCCGGTGGAGCAGATGAGCAAGGACGAGCGGCTGGCGGCACAGAACGAGTGCCAGGTGCTcaagctgctcagccacccCAACGTCATCGAGTACTATGAGAACTTCCTGGAGGACAAGGCACTCATGATCGCCATGGAATATGCCCCAGGTGCGCCCTGACCTCTCCCAGTGCCTGTGGCAGGTCCAGGAGATGCCAAGCACTCAGCTCTCCTTGGGTCGAGCTGCCGCATGTTGTGCACCTCGTAAAGACCCTGTGCTTTGGACTCCCAGAGAGTGCAAGCATGTCCCTGTTGAGCAGACAGTTTTGTAGAAAAGCTTctggggggtcctggtggacaccaGGTTGACAGTGAGCCAAGTGACCCAACACTGCtagaggttgcccagaggttGTGGAGTCCCCATTCTTGGAAATACTCAAAAGAGAGGTCCTGGTCCTGGACAACCAGCTGTcagtggccctgcttgagcaggggacTGGACCAGCAacctcctgaggtcccttccaacctcagccattTTGTTAGCCTTACACCTGCTAATCATATCCAAAACAAGGACATTTCAAACACCTTTGTCCCTGATCAGCATGCTACCATCTGCCTCTGGCTCAGGTTTCAGGTACATTTCCCTGTGTCAGCTCTGTTTGGTCCCGCAGCTCTGTGATTCCCAAGGAGATTTGCTGTGGAATTCCAGATGAAATCAACATTTGCATGTGGGTTTGTTAAAAGCTGTGTGTAAGCCCTGAATCTGGacctccccttcccaacaggGGCCTCTCTGTGCCACGTGGCCTCTTGGACTGCAAGAATTCTCCTCTGCAGAACAGGCTGATCTTGTTCTGCCATCGAGGTTTATGTCCTCCTCCAAGAGCTGTAATTTTagtgtttcttttcctgctgcttttgatAATGTGTCAACAGTAACTTCTCTCAGGCTGTTTCTTTGTCCCaccagctgtgctgccattGTCCGGGAGCGTTGGAGGACACGCTGTGTGTCCCACCAGGATGTGTTTTTCCCACATGCTTGGCTTGTTAGGATGCCATGGCTAAACCCCCCCTGGTTTTAGGCCGGATTTTTGCTGCCCTGTGCAACCCCCTTTGCCCACAGCCCTTTGTTGTTCCTTGCAGGGGGCACACTGGCAGAGTTCATCCACAAACGCTGCAATTCCTTGCTGGACGAGGACACCATCCTGCACTTTTTCGTGCAGatcctcctggctctgcaccatGTGCACACCAAGCAAATCCTGCACCGGGACCTGAAGACCCAGAACATCCTCCTGGACAAACACCGCATGATTGTCAAGATTGGAGACTTTGGCATCTCCAAAATCCTGAGCAGCAAGAGCAAAGCCTACACAGTGAGTGGCAGGGGAGCTACTTTATCCCGTGGCACCAGGCTGGAGACTCTGGGGGACTTGGCTCACAATAGTCTTTTGGCAGCATCTCTAAGCAATGCTGCTTTGTTCCTTGGAGTTTATACAGGCTGATGTCTTCACACCCAAGTTTGCTGTGGCTCTGGGGGCTGCAGAGAGGTGAGAAAGACCTGCCTGCCCAAAGCTGGGTGAGGATGGGGTGTCTGGGCCCACTGGTGAGGGCAGACACTGCTGTAACAGTGGTGGAGGTGGTGTCTGCAGGCTTGTCTGACGCATCCTTGGCAACTAAACTCCTGCCTGTGTGGTGACGTCCTGCCTTGCCTTaatctcctctctctgcttgACATTTGAGTGTCTTTCCCCACCTGGGTTAATCTGACCAGACATTCGTATCatgctcagtgctctgggctctgATTCTCTCAAGTGAATAGGAGCAAAATTAGAGGCAATCACTGTATGTGTCACTGGAAAGGCAAATCCTCATGTTTTTCACTGAGATTGTCAGGCAGCTGTTGATGCCAGGGAACAAAAGCCCAGCTCCacagagctttgtgtggtggtgTTCCTGCCAGCCCAAGCACTGGGCTCTACACTGAGCGCTTCCTCTTTCCACTTCACTGCCCCAGTTTCACACCATCGCAGTAAACCTTTTTGTCTCTCCTAGGTGGTGGGAACTCCATGCTACATCTCCCCAGAGCTCTGTGAAGGGAAGCCTTACAACCAGAAGAGTGACAtctgggctctgggctgtgtgCTGTACGAGCTCGCCAGCCTCAAGAGGGCTTTCGAAGCTGCGGTAAGAGGCATGTGGTGTATATACAGTAGCACAGGGAGCCGTGGGCTCTCACAGAGGTGAAAATGTACGCTGGGATCACTTCTCACTGAGCTGGGAAGTGTGAAGGCAGAGGGCAGTGCTGAGACCTCCTTCCTCGGCCTCGCCCCTGACTGCCCAGCCACTATATgtctcttattttctctccagaACCTTCCTGCCTTAGTGCTGAAGATCATGAGTGGGACATTTGCCCCAATATCAGACAGATACAGCCCTGACCTGCGCCAGCTCATCCTCAGCATGCTGAACCTGGATCCTTCCAAGCGGCCCCAGCTGAATGAGATCATGGCCCAGGCCATCTGCATCCGGCCCCTCCTGAACCTCTACACTGACGTGGGCAGTGTCAAAATGAGAAGGCAAGTGGCACTGCCACCTTAGTGTCCCTTGGGAGGGGCTGCCACAGCCTACTGCATGTCTGATCAGCTCACTGCCTCTGATACAAGCTCCAAAGAGAGCATTTTCTCTGtcccacagctctcctgtgctgcccagtGTGCAGCTGCTGCTAGCTGAGCCTGGCCCAGGGACTCAGGGCCAGGCAGGTGCCATGGCAGGTGTGGGCTTGTCATCACAGTGACACTGAGTAGAGAGTTGTGAGCACAGGGGGAAGCGAACTGGTGCCAACTCCCTTTTCTCAGGTGGTTTAACGCACCAACAAGGCAGTGCTGTGAGCTATTCAGCCATGGCTAATGCTGTAGCTCTGCCCAGACCTGTgatccagggctctgcaggacctcTGGGGCTGAGCTGACATTAAAGGCTGGATTTTGGTTTGGCAGGCCTGAAAAGCCCTTGGCTCCAGTGCCAGCAGTGACCCACAGCCGGACAGGGGGACGGGCAAGCAGTGCCAGGCCGAGAGGTGAGTCCTGGCATGGTGTGTTCCATTCAGCTCCATTCAGAAGCTTTCCTTTGGATGGCGCAGGTCAGAGAGGCACTCGAACTTCTGGAGAGAGGAATTTAAGAGATGTCACCTTCCCTGAGCCCTGGAGGAGCCCATGGGCACCTCAGCTCTGGGGACCACGCAGAGTTCTTTCTTCAGCTGCCTCTTCTAGGTTTGAACCCTTGAAATAAgttcctgctgttcccagcaAAAGCCTGGGAACCAGCcagggatgctgaggggggatGTCCCAGTGCAGGGTGATGCAGCTGGCACTGGTAACAATTAGGCTAGAGCTGTGGTGCCACTTCCCTGAATTCTGGGATAAAATACATGGAGCTGTTCCCATGTTCCCTGGCTGGGAtctcccctgcagccccttggaGCAGCACTGGtgtggctctggcagctggCAGGCAGCTTTGCTGGCACCCAGACTGGCTCTTGTCATTGCTTTTCTTGTGGGAGCAGAGTCAGGGATCCACATTAGTGATTTCTGTGTGACCCACAGGTGTCCGAGGTGGTTCAGCCAGGACAGGAATCCCACCTCCACTGTCATCCATCTACACGTGGGGCAGCGGGATCACCACCCCGCTCCGCCTGCCCATGCTGAACACCGAGGTGGTGCAGGTCTCTGCTGGCAGGACACAGAAGGCCGGGGTCACCAAATCAGGGCGGCTCATCCTGTGGGAGGTGAGTGACAGGGAAcctggggcaggcagtggcTGTGGAGGCCTTGGATGTGTGATTTCTGAGGAGGAGACAtttctgccctggcactgccttcTCCAGGACCACTGTCCCATCCAGGGTGTGGATAGCACTGCTAAGTCAGTGGGAAGAGGCTCATCTGAgttccccatcccagctcttgctgctcagaGGTACAGCAGCTGACATGGCTTCTCTCCATCAGGCTCCTCCAatgggggctgctggaggccCTTCTCTCCCAGGATCCAccgagcagctccagcctcagtTTGTGTCCCGCTTTCTGGAAGGCCAGTCTGGAGTGACCATCAAACACGTGTCCTGCGGTGATCTCTTCACAGCCTGCCTCACAGgtgagctgctgcctcctgccttccccttcctgagtcccagatccctctgcaaagccagcAGGGACTGCCTGGAGAGCCTGCTTAGAGAGGAACCCAAGAGATACACTGGGCTGGGGTGACATGGGGGCCTCTGTGGCCTCTCATGTGACAGCTGGTGGGGGTCAGAAAGGCAAGCATAATGCCACACTGGTCAATTCAGCCCCAAAGGTCTGTCTGGGGTGGGGAAGGCCACAAACAGTTAAACGTGATGATCCTAAGGGTCattttcaacctaaatgattctatgaaatttcctctgttttttgTTCTGGCTGCATTGGTGTCACCTGAAGCCAGAAGTGACCTGTACAGTGGGGACTGCAGTGTGAGGAGTGTGTGGGAAGCTCAGCCTTTCTGTCACATACTCTGTGAGCATAACACAGGCATAGGCAGTGACCAGCAAGGACTGGTGTTGCAGTGAAGAGTCAgtgtgagctgctgcagggctggtcCTCCTCAAGCAGCAAGAAGGCAGGATCTGAAGCCCCCTCAGAGCGGGCCAGGAGGTGTTCTGGGTAGGAGGAGAGCACACACACCAGCCCAAGGCCGTGTTTGTGGAGCAAAGCCCTCCCAGTGGTCCTTTGGAAGCTCTGTTTGTTCTTCTGCTGGGGTCAGGGCAGCAAACTACAGATATGCAACTGGCAAACACTGCGGGCATGTGTTTGTCCTACCTCTCCATGGCATTTCCTGCCACCCCTCTGCAGGGCAGCTGCTCAGGGAGTGCCTCTGTGACTTTAACACCTTGACAGACTGTGGGGTTCACGGCTCCTGCGTACACAGCTGCACCAGTGTTATCTCAGCTCTCTCTTATcactgctgtttgtttgttgagCTGTTGCAGCACAGAGAGGCTGCAGCTATCTGgaagctcctgctgctccctaaAAGCTCACTGAAGGCTTATGGCCCCTGCAGCAAGTCATGAGTCAGAGTGGGTccgagcagagctgctgtcctgGGAGCCACGTCCCCTTGGCTGCGTGCGCCTCTCAGGGCCTCACGTGTGCCCTGCAGGGCCTCACGTGTGCCACTGACACGACttctttctgctgctccagacAGGGGGATAATCATGACTTTCGGCAGCGGCAGCAATGGCTGTTTGGGGCACGGGAACTTCACAGATGTGAGCCAGGTTAGTGGTGAGCGTGCTGGGcctgctgctcccccaggggagaggagggattGTGACTTCTGTGCCACGTGAGCGGGGCtcatcccagctccagggatgTACATCCCAGGCATGCTCTGGCATCCgaccccctccccctcctctccctgtcaCTGCGGGTTTTAAAAGACCCAACctgcttctctctttctctccccccctACACAATGATCCCTTTGAGCGTGGGGGAAGTCAAGAGCTGCCTTGTGGTTGCTGTTGGCAGGCTCCCAGCTTGGAGCCTGCCTCCAATCACACACCTGCCTGCTTCACTCTtggcctgcagctgccaagGTTCACtgagaaaagttatttttcaaaagaGCCAGTATTTAAAGAAGAGCTGTGTGTTTCCGATTGGCTCAGAGCACTGGAGCTGAGGGCTCATTGCTCCCTTCAAGCTTCTTCCTCGCCTGCCCTCGGATGTGGCAGCAGCCGATGGCTTCCAGCCGAGCCCGGGGACTGGTGCCATTTGTCACTGTGGTCAGCTGGCTCGTTTGTTCCTGCTCCGTCCGGAGCTGAGCTGCTCAGTGCTTatggctggggaggggagactggttggaagcagcagccagaTCCCAACAAATGGTGCTTTTCACTTGAGGATGATAATGAGAATGAGGCTCACAGCGGTGAGGTGTCAGATCTAACAGCAGGtcacagcaggggctgggtgAAATGTGGAGATCTTGGTCCCTCCACACCCTAATGAATCTGAGCCGTTAACTCACACCTCCTCTGCACAAGAGCCTTTGAGCCAACGCATCCTGCACCAAGCCCCTGCCTGCTCGGAGCGGGCGTTCACAGCCCCTGGCACTCCCCACATGGGCAGGGGGGCGAATCCCAACCCTTGCCGAACTTCTTCCCTCTCCAAACTCTCGTGCTGGCTGCTTTCTTCCGCCCCAGAGATGTTTGCGTTATCTTCTGTGCTGTGCGCACGTAGTCTCTAAACCCTTTGAAGactgcaacaaaaaaaaaatttttctctgttgtttgtGTTGGATGAAAACTGGGATGCTGCCAGCTCTGTGTTGAGTCTGGGGGGGCCgggtgggagggatgggagcagcCGGGCAGGCTGGGAGGTCTCGGCTGACggctgctgctcttcccctgCCAGCCCAAGATTGTGGAGGCCCTGCTGGGCTACGAGATGGTGCAGGTGGCCTGTGGTGCGTCTCACGTCCTGGCAGTTTCCAACGAACGGGAAGTGTTtgcctggggcagaggggatAATGGTAAGAGATGCCTGTTTGGCAAAACAGGGCTTGTGCTTTCCATTGCCTGTTCCTGCTCCCCTTGCTGGCCTTGCTTGTCCACAATCCCCTCCAGATGTGCCAGGGTAGGTGGGTGTGGAAGAGCTGCAGCTGTTTCACCACATACCAGGGCCCCCATGCTTTGGGTTTTGCTGCTTTCTgggtgccaggctgggctcttacagcagctgagctgtgtcaATGCTGTTCTTTGTGGGGCCGTGCTGAGTTTGTAGTTCCATCAGCTGTTCCCTGCTCTGTTCCTCCTGCCAGGTCGGCTTGGGCTGGGTACGCTGGAGTGCCACAACTCCCCCCAGCAGGTCACAGTCCCACCAGAGCATGAGGCTCAGAGGGTCATCTGTGGCATCGATTCCTCCATGGTCCTCACCGTGAAGAACCAGATTCTTGCTTGTGGGAGCAACAGGTAAGAGGGGTGAGGGTCTGTGCTCCACATTTCACCTTCCTGGGCCTGTCCATCTGTCCTGCCTGGGAAGAGGGAGCAAGGGGCTCCAGAAGATGCTCCTGTGTGATCTTGCCCCCAGCATTGTGCTGCTGGTG
This is a stretch of genomic DNA from Pseudopipra pipra isolate bDixPip1 chromosome 21, bDixPip1.hap1, whole genome shotgun sequence. It encodes these proteins:
- the TLCD1 gene encoding TLC domain-containing protein 1 isoform X2 → MGQDPHSATSHASGPTELASPCCHAGTRGHLCVPLPRVPLSGVYVFSLWHSPELLSDIQDGYSVSGHLLVCFSSGYFIHDTLDIIFNHQSRSSWEYLVHHAMAISAFVSLIITGRFLVAAVLLLLVEVSNIFLTVRMLLKMSNVPSPALYEANKYINLVMYFAFRLAPQAYLTWYFLRYVEVQGQGAFLTANLLLLDAMILMYFSRLLRSDFFPSLRKGSAGRDVDGEKFLID
- the TLCD1 gene encoding TLC domain-containing protein 1 isoform X1, which gives rise to MGPGGRAASAALVGGSVAIFGALRRLALALPRPAAVRSRPGRVWRWRNLLVSFAHSVLAGLWALFSLWHSPELLSDIQDGYSVSGHLLVCFSSGYFIHDTLDIIFNHQSRSSWEYLVHHAMAISAFVSLIITGRFLVAAVLLLLVEVSNIFLTVRMLLKMSNVPSPALYEANKYINLVMYFAFRLAPQAYLTWYFLRYVEVQGQGAFLTANLLLLDAMILMYFSRLLRSDFFPSLRKGSAGRDVDGEKFLID
- the NEK8 gene encoding serine/threonine-protein kinase Nek8 isoform X1: MSPWDLPHTRDGVCPAAAAVAARKCFHGDGRSRAQGWRNTSGSGCIVHLCLRKADQKLVILKQIPVEQMSKDERLAAQNECQVLKLLSHPNVIEYYENFLEDKALMIAMEYAPGGTLAEFIHKRCNSLLDEDTILHFFVQILLALHHVHTKQILHRDLKTQNILLDKHRMIVKIGDFGISKILSSKSKAYTVVGTPCYISPELCEGKPYNQKSDIWALGCVLYELASLKRAFEAANLPALVLKIMSGTFAPISDRYSPDLRQLILSMLNLDPSKRPQLNEIMAQAICIRPLLNLYTDVGSVKMRRPEKPLAPVPAVTHSRTGGRASSARPRGVRGGSARTGIPPPLSSIYTWGSGITTPLRLPMLNTEVVQVSAGRTQKAGVTKSGRLILWEAPPMGAAGGPSLPGSTEQLQPQFVSRFLEGQSGVTIKHVSCGDLFTACLTDRGIIMTFGSGSNGCLGHGNFTDVSQPKIVEALLGYEMVQVACGASHVLAVSNEREVFAWGRGDNGRLGLGTLECHNSPQQVTVPPEHEAQRVICGIDSSMVLTVKNQILACGSNRCNKLGLDRISSAEEPSPEDQVEEATVFVCAQSAPLNQEPIVCADIGTAHSAAVTASGHCYTFGSNQHGQLGTKSCRNSRVPHLVVGLQAMKVTVVACGDAFTVAIGADGEVCTWGKGARGRLGRKDEETGVPRPVQLEETHPYLVTSVACCHGNTLLAVKPAVEESPPQ
- the NEK8 gene encoding serine/threonine-protein kinase Nek8 isoform X2, which translates into the protein MEKYERIRVVGRGAFGIVHLCLRKADQKLVILKQIPVEQMSKDERLAAQNECQVLKLLSHPNVIEYYENFLEDKALMIAMEYAPGGTLAEFIHKRCNSLLDEDTILHFFVQILLALHHVHTKQILHRDLKTQNILLDKHRMIVKIGDFGISKILSSKSKAYTVVGTPCYISPELCEGKPYNQKSDIWALGCVLYELASLKRAFEAANLPALVLKIMSGTFAPISDRYSPDLRQLILSMLNLDPSKRPQLNEIMAQAICIRPLLNLYTDVGSVKMRRPEKPLAPVPAVTHSRTGGRASSARPRGVRGGSARTGIPPPLSSIYTWGSGITTPLRLPMLNTEVVQVSAGRTQKAGVTKSGRLILWEAPPMGAAGGPSLPGSTEQLQPQFVSRFLEGQSGVTIKHVSCGDLFTACLTDRGIIMTFGSGSNGCLGHGNFTDVSQPKIVEALLGYEMVQVACGASHVLAVSNEREVFAWGRGDNGRLGLGTLECHNSPQQVTVPPEHEAQRVICGIDSSMVLTVKNQILACGSNRCNKLGLDRISSAEEPSPEDQVEEATVFVCAQSAPLNQEPIVCADIGTAHSAAVTASGHCYTFGSNQHGQLGTKSCRNSRVPHLVVGLQAMKVTVVACGDAFTVAIGADGEVCTWGKGARGRLGRKDEETGVPRPVQLEETHPYLVTSVACCHGNTLLAVKPAVEESPPQ